The Puntigrus tetrazona isolate hp1 chromosome 16, ASM1883169v1, whole genome shotgun sequence genome includes a region encoding these proteins:
- the dscc1 gene encoding sister chromatid cohesion protein DCC1, with protein sequence MRTLEEVQATLQIAKVKEEDLQPVTYSLSFGHSVSSGDYCLMELDDTLCKHIEAGKSLIIRGDKDEHAVLCSEDKTYDLKIADTSNLLLFVPGCKTPEQMPDISASPQLLMSAQIWGFSNCYWELRRQRPRLKKLKKLLMENPYDGPAVGAQEESPGPKYAMDDLLERIQASREEIEAHLKNVHACEIDGFWRVLDFDYEMKLLGHVTQLVDSESWSFSKVPLSVCLEELGSLEPKAMIEHCLNCYGRRYSNEDGQVMYALEEDKVCRATAQLLLQNAVKFNLSEFQEVWQQSVPEGMNARLDQLRGLALLDRSSKPETVSLLRVEDLPEDTLERFNSLFSLREKWTQDDIEPYIRDLCGEKQTTGALLTKHARSSMQSGVKVYNSRRPVAT encoded by the exons ATGAGGACACTAGAAGAGGTTCAAGCCACGCTGCAAATCGCTAAAGTAAAGGAAGAAGACCTGCAGCCCGTCACGTACTCTCTTTCTTTCGGACACAGCGTATCGTCGGGCGATTACTGTCTCATGGAGCTGGATGACACACTTTGCAAACACATCGAAGCAGGCAAGAG TCTAATAATCAGAGGCGATAAAGACGAGCACGCAGTCCTGTGCAGCGAAGACAAGACCTACGACTTAAAAATCGCGGACACGTCGAATCTGCTGCTGTTTGTACCAGGATGTAAAACTCCAGAGCAGATGCCTGACATCTCCGCATCTCCTCAGCTCCTCATGAGCGCACAG atttgggGGTTTTCAAATTGTTACTGGGAGCTGAGGAGGCAGAGGCCGAGGTTAAAGAAGCTGAAGAAACTTCTGATGGAGAATCCTTATGATGGTCCAGCGGTGGGAGCGCAGGAGGAGTCACCGGGACCCAAG tACGCTATGGATGATCTTCTTGAAAGAATACAGGCGAGTAGAGAAGAAATTGAGGCACATCTTAAAAATGTCCATGCTTGTGAAATTGACG gaTTTTGGAGGGTTCTGGACTTTGATTATGAGATGAAGCTCCTGGGTCATGTGACACAGCTGGTGGACTCGGAGTCTTGGTCTTTCAGTAAAGTTCCTCTCAGTGTCTGTCTAGAAGAGCTGGGATCCCTTGAGCCCAA AGCCATGATAGAACACTGTCTGAACTGTTACGGACGGCGCTACAGTAATGAAG ATGGCCAGGTGATGTATGCACTGGAGGAGGACAAAGTATGCAGAGCCACGGCTCAGCTGCTCTTGCAAAACGCCGTGAAGTTCAACCTGTCCGAGTTCCAGGAGGTTTGGCAGCAGAGCGTTCCTGAGGGAATGAACGCTAGACTGGATCAGCTCCGG GGTTTAGCTCTGTTAGATCGAAGCTCTAAACCAGAGACCGTCTCACTGCTGCGTGTGGAAGATCTGCCCGAGGACACACTGGAGCGATTCAACAGCCTCTTCAGCCTGAGAGAAAAATGGACGCAAGATGACATCGAACCCTACATACG AGACCTCTGTGGAGAGAAGCAGACCACTGGAGCTCTCCTGACCAAACATGCTCGTTCTTCCATGCAAAGCGGTGTGAAGGTCTACAACTCAAGAAGACCTGTTGccacttaa